The genomic stretch TCCTGTGACTAAGGGAGTTCCCTCCCACTTCTCCCTTGAGGACGAGTTATACTATCAGAAAGTAGATCCTGATGGCCCAGGAATTGAGGTATTGGCCCATGCAAGTACTGAGGGCAAAGAGCCTTTCCCTTCCGTTTTTATCGTGAAGCATCCCAAAGCAAAAATTGTAGGGATTGCCCTAGGCCACGATGCTGCATCCCATGAATTTGAACCATATCAGACCTTGATCAGAAATGCTGTAAAATGGGCTGTTAAGTAGATCACCCTCCCTAGTTCCCCTCTGTGTCTGTCTGCTTGGCAGATGCCAAATTCCGGGATGATCTCAGCTGAAAGGCATCTCAACTCACAACAAATCAACTCCACCTTTTAACCCGAAATATGTATTAGCAATTCTATTACAGCCATTAATTGCTTTAAAATCAGACATTATATTGCTGTTTTCAACTTCACCATAGCGGTGCTATGCATCAGTTTCCAAACAGCCTGATTTTTTCTCAATTAATGCCTTTCCCGATAAATCGGGACAGGCTATAACGAAACCTAATACATAGTCCGGGTTTAAGCAATAAATCAAAAACCTAAAACATACAATAATGAGTCAAAAGCAAATCACCGTCGTGATAGTCGGATTGGGTTTCGGCAAAGAATTTATCCCTATTTACCAAGCGCATCCAAATATCAAAGCTGTTGGAATCTGTACCAGAAACCATAAAACAATAGATGAGTTGGCGACTAAGTTCAACCTAGACCGTGACCTTTGTTTCACCAATTTCGAAGATGTTCCTAAGCGTGAAGATGTAGATGCCATACATATTGTAACACCTGTTCCCGATCATGCCCGCATGACACTGGCTTCACTGAATGCCAATAAACACACCGCTTGCACTATCCCTATGGCGATGACCAAGGAAGATTGTGCGGCTATTGTTGATGCCAAGAGAAAATCCGGTAAAGTGTATATGATGATGGAAACTGCGCTTTACACACGGGAGTTTTTGTATGGACTGAAGCTTGCTGAGACCGGTCAACTGGGCAGAATCCAGATGGTGAGGGGCTCACATATCCAGGATATGAGCATGCCTGGCTGGGATGAATACTGGAAAGGTTTCCCGCCAATGCTAAACGGCACACATGCGATTTCTCCACTTTTGAGAATCAACAATACCAAAGCTGAAACAGTGGTTTGTCACGGCTCAGGACGTTTGAGTGAAGATTTGGCGAGCCGCTATGGATCTCCATTTGCAATGGAAACTGCTACTTTCACCCTGAAAAACTCGGATGTAATCGCAGAAGCGACCCGTTCACTGTTTGATGTAGTGCGTCAGTATCGTGAGTCCTACGATGTGTACGGTACCAAAATGTCTTTTGAATGGGAGCAGCTGGAAGATGAAAGCCATGTGATCTTTGATGGGGGAGAAAATGCAAGAAGAATCGATGTGCCAGACACTGACGAGCTGCTGATCGAGCCGATCAAGCACTTCACCAAAAGACAGACTATAGACGATCCCAATCACGTCTCCTTCCTGCAGGGTGCGGGACATGGAGGTTCCCACCCGCATTTGGTGCAGGAATTCGTCGCAGCCATCGTAGAAGGCCGTGATTCCGCAGTAGATGCAGCTGTCGCTGCCAACTACACTTGTGCCGGTATTTGCGCACACGAG from Algoriphagus sp. NG3 encodes the following:
- a CDS encoding Gfo/Idh/MocA family oxidoreductase, yielding MSQKQITVVIVGLGFGKEFIPIYQAHPNIKAVGICTRNHKTIDELATKFNLDRDLCFTNFEDVPKREDVDAIHIVTPVPDHARMTLASLNANKHTACTIPMAMTKEDCAAIVDAKRKSGKVYMMMETALYTREFLYGLKLAETGQLGRIQMVRGSHIQDMSMPGWDEYWKGFPPMLNGTHAISPLLRINNTKAETVVCHGSGRLSEDLASRYGSPFAMETATFTLKNSDVIAEATRSLFDVVRQYRESYDVYGTKMSFEWEQLEDESHVIFDGGENARRIDVPDTDELLIEPIKHFTKRQTIDDPNHVSFLQGAGHGGSHPHLVQEFVAAIVEGRDSAVDAAVAANYTCAGICAHESAMKGGERIQVPTFD